A genomic region of Syntrophorhabdales bacterium contains the following coding sequences:
- a CDS encoding NADH-ubiquinone oxidoreductase-F iron-sulfur binding region domain-containing protein, translating to MPERRIVLELCGTIDPRNIETYLQRGGYLALKKARDMGPAAVIAEIKSSGLRGRGGAGFPCGVKWESARAASGSEKFVICNADEGEVGTFKDRYIIQHDPYSFLEGLAIAACAIGAAKAYVYVRGEYRFLLDGLKEAIGQAAVEGLIDIPIEIREGAGAYVCGEESALMNSIEGKRGEARFRPPYPPESGLFGQPTIVNNVETLMNIPRIIMRGAAWFSNIGTAQSTGTKVFSVSGDVKRPGVYELALGSTLSDLLALAGAEDVKLVQIGGATGGIVPGSMTTTPLSYETVLGSGAVTVLNRTRDVIDFVYRSMEFLNDESCGECTPCREGTGVMLEVLKRLKNGDGVEEDINTLEELSAVMMDSSLCGLGQAAPVPVLDTLKYFRNDYETRIKQSIFLRRLR from the coding sequence ATGCCGGAGAGGCGAATTGTCCTGGAGCTCTGCGGAACCATAGACCCCCGTAACATAGAGACGTACCTGCAGAGAGGCGGCTATCTGGCCCTCAAGAAGGCCCGCGACATGGGACCCGCCGCGGTCATTGCAGAGATCAAGTCATCGGGGCTAAGGGGAAGAGGAGGGGCAGGTTTTCCCTGCGGCGTGAAATGGGAATCTGCTCGGGCAGCGTCGGGCAGTGAGAAATTCGTGATCTGCAATGCGGATGAGGGTGAGGTAGGGACGTTCAAAGATCGCTACATCATCCAACACGATCCTTACTCCTTTCTCGAGGGCCTGGCCATCGCTGCCTGCGCCATAGGGGCAGCCAAGGCGTATGTCTATGTTCGCGGAGAGTACCGTTTTCTTCTGGACGGTCTTAAAGAAGCTATCGGCCAAGCAGCCGTGGAAGGGCTTATTGATATTCCAATCGAGATACGTGAAGGCGCCGGCGCTTACGTATGCGGGGAAGAATCAGCCTTGATGAATTCCATCGAGGGTAAAAGAGGAGAGGCCCGGTTTCGTCCTCCTTATCCGCCGGAAAGCGGTCTGTTCGGTCAGCCGACCATCGTCAACAACGTCGAGACGCTGATGAATATTCCCCGTATTATCATGAGGGGTGCTGCATGGTTTTCCAATATAGGCACTGCCCAGAGCACAGGCACAAAAGTATTTTCAGTGAGTGGCGATGTGAAGCGGCCTGGCGTGTATGAGCTTGCGCTGGGGAGCACGCTTTCCGACCTGCTGGCGCTTGCCGGCGCTGAAGATGTGAAACTGGTGCAGATCGGTGGCGCTACCGGCGGCATCGTCCCGGGTTCGATGACGACTACACCTCTTTCATACGAGACCGTCCTGGGCTCGGGTGCGGTCACCGTTTTAAACCGCACCAGAGATGTAATCGATTTTGTCTATCGCAGCATGGAGTTCCTGAACGATGAGTCTTGTGGCGAATGCACGCCCTGTCGTGAAGGTACGGGGGTGATGCTCGAGGTTCTGAAGAGACTCAAGAATGGCGATGGAGTCGAGGAAGATATCAACACACTGGAGGAACTCTCCGCAGTGATGATGGATTCGTCGCTGTGCGGCCTCGGACAGGCAGCCCCCGTTCCGGTGCTCGACACCCTGAAGTACTTCAGGAACGATTATGAGACGCGTATAAAACAATCGATCTTTCTGCGCCGCCTGAGATAG
- the nuoE gene encoding NADH-quinone oxidoreductase subunit NuoE: MNDLHITVDGVKVSAPEGTTILEAAESAGISIPRLCHQEGIKPSGNCRICVVEVEGSRALVGSCHTPVADGMIVTTNSARVRNARLATVELLLAGHTGTCVTDLEARECGLHKLASDLEAGPPRFHVKKPRLYAAEEQNPYVYRDMSKCILCRKCIRACDEVACQRIYSMAYRGSHSKVVVDCDVTLDKEVCRDCGICIEYCPTNALMWPEGVKRPKEKLKAKPSASCFSVNGTRAKLLDLLKESQGSAGYVSEDSMAEIAAELNVPLSEVYGVATFYSFIARKPLGKHVIRICRSLPCYLKEAPVIIESVKNAIGIGPGETTVDGCFSFELTNCIGACDKAPAMLIDETVHGNLTPEKIAGILKQHREA, from the coding sequence ATGAACGATCTGCATATCACGGTTGACGGCGTGAAAGTGAGCGCGCCTGAGGGCACCACGATTCTTGAGGCCGCGGAGTCTGCAGGCATAAGCATTCCAAGACTCTGCCATCAGGAGGGGATCAAGCCCTCCGGTAACTGCCGCATCTGCGTCGTAGAGGTCGAAGGCTCCCGCGCCCTGGTCGGCTCCTGTCACACGCCTGTTGCAGACGGCATGATCGTCACAACAAATTCCGCCAGGGTGCGCAACGCTCGCCTGGCAACGGTAGAGCTTCTTCTTGCCGGACATACGGGCACGTGTGTCACAGATCTGGAGGCGAGGGAATGCGGCCTGCACAAGCTTGCTTCCGACCTGGAGGCGGGTCCTCCCCGCTTTCACGTCAAGAAACCGCGCCTCTATGCAGCTGAAGAGCAGAATCCTTACGTGTACAGGGACATGTCCAAATGTATTCTTTGCCGCAAGTGTATAAGAGCCTGCGATGAGGTGGCTTGCCAAAGAATCTACAGCATGGCGTACCGCGGTTCTCATTCAAAGGTCGTCGTCGACTGCGATGTGACTCTCGACAAGGAAGTATGCAGGGATTGCGGCATATGCATAGAGTACTGCCCGACCAATGCACTGATGTGGCCCGAAGGCGTTAAGAGGCCAAAAGAGAAGCTCAAAGCAAAACCTTCCGCCAGCTGTTTCTCGGTTAATGGAACCAGGGCAAAGCTCCTTGACCTGCTCAAGGAGAGCCAGGGTAGCGCCGGCTACGTCTCGGAGGATTCGATGGCGGAGATTGCGGCCGAGCTTAACGTTCCCCTGAGTGAGGTTTACGGCGTTGCAACTTTTTACTCCTTCATCGCGAGAAAGCCGCTGGGAAAGCACGTGATCAGGATATGCAGAAGTCTGCCGTGCTACCTCAAGGAAGCGCCCGTGATCATCGAGAGCGTGAAGAATGCAATCGGCATAGGACCGGGCGAGACAACGGTCGACGGATGCTTCTCTTTCGAACTGACAAATTGCATTGGTGCCTGCGATAAGGCGCCGGCCATGCTGATAGACGAGACAGTGCACGGTAACCTCACGCCGGAGAAGATCGCCGGCATACTGAAGCAGCATCGGGAAGCATAG